From the Mangifera indica cultivar Alphonso chromosome 10, CATAS_Mindica_2.1, whole genome shotgun sequence genome, one window contains:
- the LOC123228164 gene encoding receptor kinase-like protein Xa21 isoform X2, translating to MEKNLFLCIFLAFFLYFSTLSFVHARVTDISTDKQALLALKARISHDPSNLLTSNWSTSSSVCHWMGITCGARHSRVTALNISHLGLIATLPPQLGNLSFLSRLDINDNSFYGALPEEYAQLRRLKYLVLSRNSLSGELPASIFDNLPNLQLLYLHFNMFEGKIPSTLSKCRSLQNLSLSFNNFTEAIPKEIGNLTQLREIYLGVNKLGGEIPKELGNLAKLELLSLQNSYLTGTIPSLIFNLSFLISMDFGENSLTGSLPENMCQHLPNLEELYLSYNHLSDRIPYSLGQCRMLRILMLSNNQFEEHIPRGIGNLTLIKYLYLNSNKLTATLPPQLGNLSFLSRLDISNNSFYGSLPASIFDNVPNLQLLYLHSNMFEGKIPSTLSKCKGLQNLSLSFNNFTGVIPKESGNMTQLREIYLGVNKLQGEIPKEFGNLAKLERLSLQNSYLTGTIPSLIFNLSSLISMDFWKNSLTGSPLKNMCQHLPNLEELYMDYNHLTGPIPRSLGKCRKLHIIGLSNNQFEGHIPREIGNLTLIRSLYLESNKLTGEIPYEIGNLHNLERLRLGYNHLVGPVPATIFNISTMQVLALYANQLSEIFPSIVELPNLEDLLLWGNNFSGPFPGFITNASKLSILSVQSNSFSGFIPSTIGNLKNLEFLDLTNNYFTSTPDLSFLSNLANCNSLRVLGLAINPLNSILPSSIGNLSISLEYFYIDDCNISGKIPKEIGNLKNLINLQLQDNELIGPIPVTMDGFQNLQGLYLQNNKFEGLIPECFCHLNELYELNLEGSKFYGVIPACIGKLAALRKLSLRSNRLTSSIPSTLWNLKDLLYFDLSSNFLDGSLPLDIGNFKVAIAINLSKNLFSGDIPISIGSLENLQSLSLGYNRLQGSIPETFGNLKSLEFLDLSGNNLFGVIPKSLEALMYLKYLNLSFNQLSGEIPRGGSFKNFSAKSFMGNLALCGPAQLQVPPCKKRTHRKSRTKKVFLLILLPTCIAVSVVVLVLMSLLIRKMRTRPTNNVDFCLGGTWRKISYQELVRATDGFSENNLLGKGSYGSVYKGRLDEGMEIAAKVFHLDFEGALTSFETECEVIRGLRHRNLVKIISSCSNDDFKSLILEYMPNGNLEKLLFDEKNVLDISHRLNIMIDVASALEYLHFGYSVPIIHCDLKPNNVLLDEHMVAHLSDFGIAKLLGEENSMTQTKTLATIGYMAPEYGREGKVSRQGDVYSYGVMLMVTFTKKKPTNEMFIEEMSLRRWVSESLCSTVMQVVDTDLLTRDDEHFSSKEEYVSSILSLAMECTRESPLNRITMKEVVTTLIKIRAQLAKIKTRKERNGRTG from the exons ATGGAGAAAAATCTATTTCTCTGCATTTTCTtagcttttttcctttatttttcaaCACTTTCCTTCGTTCATGCACGAGTGACCGACATTTCCACAGACAAACAAGCTCTTCTTGCCCTGAAAGCTCGTATAAGCCATGATCCGAGCAATTTGTTGACCAGCAATTGGTCCACAAGTTCTTCTGTTTGTCACTGGATGGGCATAACTTGTGGTGCTCGTCACTCAAGAGTAACAGCTTTGAATATTTCTCACTTGGGTCTCATAGCCACCCTTCCTCCTCAACTAGGAAATCTATCTTTCCTTTCAAGGCTAGACATCAACGACAACAGCTTTTATGGCGCTCTCCCTGAGGAATACGCACAGTTACGTCGACTGAAATATCTTGTTTTGAGTCGTAATAGCTTATCGGGTGAACTCCCTGCAAGTATTTTTGATAATCTTCCCAATTTGCAGTTGCTTTATTTGCATTTTAACATGTTCGAAGGAAAAATACCATCGACCTTATCAAAATGCAGAAGCCTGCAAAACTTATCCTTGTCATTCAATAATTTCACAGAAGCCATTCCGAAGGAAATCGGAAACTTGACTCAACTTAGAGAGATCTATCTTGGAGTCAACAAACTCGGAG gagaaattccAAAAGAGCTTGGCAATCTAGCAAAACTGGAGCTATTATCACTGCAAAATAGTTACTTAACAGGAACTATTCCCTCACTTATCTTCAAcctttctttcttaatttccaTGGACTTTGGGGAAAATAGCCTGACTGGTAGCCTTCCGGAAAACATGTGCCAACATCTTCCCAATCTTGAAGAACTATACTTGTCTTATAATCATCTGTCTGATCGGATTCCATACAGCTTGGGGCAATGCAGAATGCTTCGTATTCTTATGTTGTCAAACAACCAATTCGAAGAACATATTCCTAGAGGAATTGGAAACTTGACATTAATCAAGTATTTATATCTAAATTCGAACAAATTGACAG CCACCCTTCCTCCACAACTAGGAAATCTGTCTTTCCTTTCAAGGCTAGACATAAGCAACAACAGCTTTTATGGCTCTCTCCCTGCAAGCATTTTTGACAATGTTCCCAATCTGCAGTTGCTTTATTTGCATTCTAACATGTTCGAGGGAAAAATTCCATCGACCTTATCAAAATGCAAAGGCCTGCAAAACTTATCCTTGTCATTCAATAATTTCACAGGAGTCATTCCGAAAGAAAGTGGAAACATGACTCAACTTAGAGAGATCTATCTTGGAGTCAACAAACTCCAAG gagaaattccAAAAGAGTTTGGCAATCTCGCAAAACTTGAGCGATTATCACTGCAAAATAGTTACTTAACAGGAACTATTCCGTCACTTATCTTCAACCTTTCTTCCTTAATTTCCATGGACTTTTGGAAAAATAGCCTAACTGGGAGCCCTCTGAAAAACATGTGCCAACATCTTCCCAATCTTGAAGAACTATATATGGATTATAATCATCTCACTGGTCCAATTCCACGCAGTTTGGGGAAATGTAGAAAACTTCATATTATTGGGTTGTCGAACAACCAATTCGAAGGACATATTCCGAGAGAAATTGGGAACTTGACATTAATCAGGTCTCTATATCTAGAATCCAACAAATTGACAG GTGAGATACCATATGAAATTGGCAATCTTCATAATCTTGAGCGCTTGAGACTAGGATATAACCACCTGGTAGGGCCTGTTCCAGCTACTATATTCAACATTTCAACAATGCAAGTGCTTGCATTATATGCCAATCAACTCTCCGAAATTTTTCCATCAATTGTAGAGCTTCCAAACCTTGAGGATCTTTTATTGTGGGGAAATAATTTCAGTGGGCCGTTTCCCGGTTTCATCACCAATGCTTCCAAGCTCTCCATTCTAAGTGTCCAATCAAACTCATTCTCAGGTTTCATTCCTAGTACAattggtaatttaaaaaatcttgagTTTCTAGAtctaacaaataattatttcacaTCTACTCCTGATCTGAGCTTTCTTTCCAATTTGGCAAATTGCAATAGTTTGAGAGTTCTAGGATTAGCCATAAATCCACTAAATAGCATCCTTCCAAGTTCCATAGGGAATCTTTCTATTTCTTTGGAATATTTTTACATAGATGATTGCAACATTAGTGGCAAAATTCCcaaagaaattggaaacttgaaAAACTTGATAAACCTACAATTACAAGATAATGAATTGATTGGACCAATTCCGGTTACTATGGATGGATTTCAGAATCTCCAAGGTttgtatcttcaaaataataaatttgaaggaCTCATCCCAGaatgtttttgtcatttaaatgaATTGTATGAGTTGAATTTGGAGGGAAGCAAGTTCTATGGAGTCATACCTGCTTGTATTGGTAAGCTCGCTGCGCTAAGGAAATTGTCTTTACGTTCAAACAGGTTAACTTCTTCTATACCATCAACTTTGTGGAACCTTAAGGATCTCTTGTACTTTGAtttgtcatcaaattttttGGATGGATCTCTTCCATTAGACATTGGAAATTTTAAGGTTGCCATAGCTATAAATCTGTCTAAGAATCTTTTTTCAGGAGATATTCCAATTTCTATTGGAAGCCTAGAAAATCTACAATCTCTCTCCCTAGGATACAACAGATTACAAGGCTCCATTCCTGAAACATTTGGCAACTTGAAAAGCTTAGAATTCTTGGATTTGTCTGGAAACAACCTTTTTGGAGTGATTCCCAAGTCTTTGGAGGCACTCATGTATCTCAAATAcctaaatttatcttttaaccAACTCAGTGGCGAAATTCCTAGAGGAGGGTCTTTCAAAAATTTCTCAGCTAAATCGTTTATGGGGAATCTCGCATTGTGTGGACCTGCTCAGCTACAAGTTCCACCATGCAAAAAAAGAACTCATCGAAAATCAAGGACTAAAAAGGTTTTCTTGTTGATTCTTTTGCCAACATGCATTGCAGTCTCAGTAGTTGTCCTAGTTCTTATGTCTTTGTTGATCCGAAAAATGAGAACAAGGCCAACTAACAATGTTGATTTCTGTCTTGGAGGAACATGGAGAAAAATTTCTTACCAGGAACTTGTGAGAGCAACGGATGGATTTAGTGAGAACAACCTGCTTGGCAAAGGAAGTTATGGTTCAGTTTACAAAGGAAGATTAGATGAGGGAATGGAGATTGCAGCAAAAGTATTCCATTTGGATTTTGAAGGAGCTCTTACAAGTTTTGAAACTGAATGTGAAGTAATAAGAGGTCTTCGTCATCGAAATCTTGTCAAAATCATCAGCAGCTGttcaaatgatgattttaaatctttGATACTTGAATACATGCCTAATGGGAACCTAGAGAAATTGTTGTTTGATGAGAAGAATGTTTTGGACATTTCTCATAGACTGAATATAATGATTGATGTCGCTTCAGCTTTGGAATATCTCCACTTTGGCTATTCAGTCCCAATCATTCATTGTGACTTAAAGCCAAACAACGTCTTACTAGACGAACATATGGTTGCACATTTGAGTGATTTTGGCATTGCAAAGCTCTTAGGTGAAGAAAACTCCATGACACAAACAAAGACCCTTGCCACCATTGGTTATATGGCACCAg AATACGGGAGAGAAGGAAAGGTATCTAGGCAAGGAGATGTGTACAGCTATGGTGTCATGCTAATGGTAACATTTACGAAGAAGAAGCCAACAAATGAAATGTTTATAGAAGAAATGAGCTTAAGGAGGTGGGTTAGTGAATCATTATGCAGCACAGTGATGCAAGTCGTGGACACAGATTTACTTACAAGGGATGATGAACATTTCTCAAGCAAGGAAGAATATGTGTCATCTATTTTAAGCTTGGCTATGGAGTGTACAAGAGAATCACCTCTGAACAGGATCACCATGAAAGAAGTAGTGACAACACTCATCAAAATCAGAGCCCAACTtgcaaaaatcaaaacaagaaaag AGAGAAATGGAAGAACCGGCTAG
- the LOC123228164 gene encoding receptor kinase-like protein Xa21 isoform X4 — MEKNLFLCIFLAFFLYFSTLSFVHARVTDISTDKQALLALKARISHDPSNLLTSNWSTSSSVCHWMGITCGARHSRVTALNISHLGLIATLPPQLGNLSFLSRLDINDNSFYGALPEEYAQLRRLKYLVLSRNSLSGELPASIFDNLPNLQLLYLHFNMFEGKIPSTLSKCRSLQNLSLSFNNFTEAIPKEIGNLTQLREIYLGVNKLGGEIPKELGNLAKLELLSLQNSYLTGTIPSLIFNLSFLISMDFGENSLTGSLPENMCQHLPNLEELYLSYNHLSDRIPYSLGQCRMLRILMLSNNQFEEHIPRGIGNLTLIKYLYLNSNKLTALNISDLGLTATLPPQLGNLSFLSRLDISNNSFYGSLPASIFDNVPNLQLLYLHSNMFEGKIPSTLSKCKGLQNLSLSFNNFTGVIPKESGNMTQLREIYLGVNKLQGEIPKEFGNLAKLERLSLQNSYLTGTIPSLIFNLSSLISMDFWKNSLTGSPLKNMCQHLPNLEELYMDYNHLTGPIPRSLGKCRKLHIIGLSNNQFEGHIPREIGNLTLIRSLYLESNKLTGEIPYEIGNLHNLERLRLGYNHLVGPVPATIFNISTMQVLALYANQLSEIFPSIVELPNLEDLLLWGNNFSGPFPGFITNASKLSILSVQSNSFSGFIPSTIGNLKNLEFLDLTNNYFTSTPDLSFLSNLANCNSLRVLGLAINPLNSILPSSIGNLSISLEYFYIDDCNISGKIPKEIGNLKNLINLQLQDNELIGPIPVTMDGFQNLQGLYLQNNKFEGLIPECFCHLNELYELNLEGSKFYGVIPACIGKLAALRKLSLRSNRLTSSIPSTLWNLKDLLYFDLSSNFLDGSLPLDIGNFKVAIAINLSKNLFSGDIPISIGSLENLQSLSLGYNRLQGSIPETFGNLKSLEFLDLSGNNLFGVIPKSLEALMYLKYLNLSFNQLSGEIPRGGSFKNFSAKSFMGNLALCGPAQLQVPPCKKRTHRKSRTKKVFLLILLPTCIAVSVVVLVLMSLLIRKMRTRPTNNVDFCLGGTWRKISYQELVRATDGFSENNLLGKGSYGSVYKGRLDEGMEIAAKVFHLDFEGALTSFETECEVIRGLRHRNLVKIISSCSNDDFKSLILEYMPNGNLEKLLFDEKNVLDISHRLNIMIDVASALEYLHFGYSVPIIHCDLKPNNVLLDEHMVAHLSDFGIAKLLGEENSMTQTKTLATIGYMAPEYGREGKVSR, encoded by the exons ATGGAGAAAAATCTATTTCTCTGCATTTTCTtagcttttttcctttatttttcaaCACTTTCCTTCGTTCATGCACGAGTGACCGACATTTCCACAGACAAACAAGCTCTTCTTGCCCTGAAAGCTCGTATAAGCCATGATCCGAGCAATTTGTTGACCAGCAATTGGTCCACAAGTTCTTCTGTTTGTCACTGGATGGGCATAACTTGTGGTGCTCGTCACTCAAGAGTAACAGCTTTGAATATTTCTCACTTGGGTCTCATAGCCACCCTTCCTCCTCAACTAGGAAATCTATCTTTCCTTTCAAGGCTAGACATCAACGACAACAGCTTTTATGGCGCTCTCCCTGAGGAATACGCACAGTTACGTCGACTGAAATATCTTGTTTTGAGTCGTAATAGCTTATCGGGTGAACTCCCTGCAAGTATTTTTGATAATCTTCCCAATTTGCAGTTGCTTTATTTGCATTTTAACATGTTCGAAGGAAAAATACCATCGACCTTATCAAAATGCAGAAGCCTGCAAAACTTATCCTTGTCATTCAATAATTTCACAGAAGCCATTCCGAAGGAAATCGGAAACTTGACTCAACTTAGAGAGATCTATCTTGGAGTCAACAAACTCGGAG gagaaattccAAAAGAGCTTGGCAATCTAGCAAAACTGGAGCTATTATCACTGCAAAATAGTTACTTAACAGGAACTATTCCCTCACTTATCTTCAAcctttctttcttaatttccaTGGACTTTGGGGAAAATAGCCTGACTGGTAGCCTTCCGGAAAACATGTGCCAACATCTTCCCAATCTTGAAGAACTATACTTGTCTTATAATCATCTGTCTGATCGGATTCCATACAGCTTGGGGCAATGCAGAATGCTTCGTATTCTTATGTTGTCAAACAACCAATTCGAAGAACATATTCCTAGAGGAATTGGAAACTTGACATTAATCAAGTATTTATATCTAAATTCGAACAAATTGACAG CTTTGAATATTTCTGACTTGGGTCTCACAGCCACCCTTCCTCCACAACTAGGAAATCTGTCTTTCCTTTCAAGGCTAGACATAAGCAACAACAGCTTTTATGGCTCTCTCCCTGCAAGCATTTTTGACAATGTTCCCAATCTGCAGTTGCTTTATTTGCATTCTAACATGTTCGAGGGAAAAATTCCATCGACCTTATCAAAATGCAAAGGCCTGCAAAACTTATCCTTGTCATTCAATAATTTCACAGGAGTCATTCCGAAAGAAAGTGGAAACATGACTCAACTTAGAGAGATCTATCTTGGAGTCAACAAACTCCAAG gagaaattccAAAAGAGTTTGGCAATCTCGCAAAACTTGAGCGATTATCACTGCAAAATAGTTACTTAACAGGAACTATTCCGTCACTTATCTTCAACCTTTCTTCCTTAATTTCCATGGACTTTTGGAAAAATAGCCTAACTGGGAGCCCTCTGAAAAACATGTGCCAACATCTTCCCAATCTTGAAGAACTATATATGGATTATAATCATCTCACTGGTCCAATTCCACGCAGTTTGGGGAAATGTAGAAAACTTCATATTATTGGGTTGTCGAACAACCAATTCGAAGGACATATTCCGAGAGAAATTGGGAACTTGACATTAATCAGGTCTCTATATCTAGAATCCAACAAATTGACAG GTGAGATACCATATGAAATTGGCAATCTTCATAATCTTGAGCGCTTGAGACTAGGATATAACCACCTGGTAGGGCCTGTTCCAGCTACTATATTCAACATTTCAACAATGCAAGTGCTTGCATTATATGCCAATCAACTCTCCGAAATTTTTCCATCAATTGTAGAGCTTCCAAACCTTGAGGATCTTTTATTGTGGGGAAATAATTTCAGTGGGCCGTTTCCCGGTTTCATCACCAATGCTTCCAAGCTCTCCATTCTAAGTGTCCAATCAAACTCATTCTCAGGTTTCATTCCTAGTACAattggtaatttaaaaaatcttgagTTTCTAGAtctaacaaataattatttcacaTCTACTCCTGATCTGAGCTTTCTTTCCAATTTGGCAAATTGCAATAGTTTGAGAGTTCTAGGATTAGCCATAAATCCACTAAATAGCATCCTTCCAAGTTCCATAGGGAATCTTTCTATTTCTTTGGAATATTTTTACATAGATGATTGCAACATTAGTGGCAAAATTCCcaaagaaattggaaacttgaaAAACTTGATAAACCTACAATTACAAGATAATGAATTGATTGGACCAATTCCGGTTACTATGGATGGATTTCAGAATCTCCAAGGTttgtatcttcaaaataataaatttgaaggaCTCATCCCAGaatgtttttgtcatttaaatgaATTGTATGAGTTGAATTTGGAGGGAAGCAAGTTCTATGGAGTCATACCTGCTTGTATTGGTAAGCTCGCTGCGCTAAGGAAATTGTCTTTACGTTCAAACAGGTTAACTTCTTCTATACCATCAACTTTGTGGAACCTTAAGGATCTCTTGTACTTTGAtttgtcatcaaattttttGGATGGATCTCTTCCATTAGACATTGGAAATTTTAAGGTTGCCATAGCTATAAATCTGTCTAAGAATCTTTTTTCAGGAGATATTCCAATTTCTATTGGAAGCCTAGAAAATCTACAATCTCTCTCCCTAGGATACAACAGATTACAAGGCTCCATTCCTGAAACATTTGGCAACTTGAAAAGCTTAGAATTCTTGGATTTGTCTGGAAACAACCTTTTTGGAGTGATTCCCAAGTCTTTGGAGGCACTCATGTATCTCAAATAcctaaatttatcttttaaccAACTCAGTGGCGAAATTCCTAGAGGAGGGTCTTTCAAAAATTTCTCAGCTAAATCGTTTATGGGGAATCTCGCATTGTGTGGACCTGCTCAGCTACAAGTTCCACCATGCAAAAAAAGAACTCATCGAAAATCAAGGACTAAAAAGGTTTTCTTGTTGATTCTTTTGCCAACATGCATTGCAGTCTCAGTAGTTGTCCTAGTTCTTATGTCTTTGTTGATCCGAAAAATGAGAACAAGGCCAACTAACAATGTTGATTTCTGTCTTGGAGGAACATGGAGAAAAATTTCTTACCAGGAACTTGTGAGAGCAACGGATGGATTTAGTGAGAACAACCTGCTTGGCAAAGGAAGTTATGGTTCAGTTTACAAAGGAAGATTAGATGAGGGAATGGAGATTGCAGCAAAAGTATTCCATTTGGATTTTGAAGGAGCTCTTACAAGTTTTGAAACTGAATGTGAAGTAATAAGAGGTCTTCGTCATCGAAATCTTGTCAAAATCATCAGCAGCTGttcaaatgatgattttaaatctttGATACTTGAATACATGCCTAATGGGAACCTAGAGAAATTGTTGTTTGATGAGAAGAATGTTTTGGACATTTCTCATAGACTGAATATAATGATTGATGTCGCTTCAGCTTTGGAATATCTCCACTTTGGCTATTCAGTCCCAATCATTCATTGTGACTTAAAGCCAAACAACGTCTTACTAGACGAACATATGGTTGCACATTTGAGTGATTTTGGCATTGCAAAGCTCTTAGGTGAAGAAAACTCCATGACACAAACAAAGACCCTTGCCACCATTGGTTATATGGCACCAg